A stretch of Paenibacillus peoriae DNA encodes these proteins:
- a CDS encoding ribosomal protein L7/L12, with product MSAIEYIAIIALLLSVILLIKVYSLQSRLNDLKSDVERLENRSGIQGTSLSGTIPSTPPHLLDAGASEDINERLLLLIREGKKIQAIKELRTAKDLSLKDAKDYVDHLEKL from the coding sequence TTGTCAGCTATTGAGTATATAGCAATCATCGCATTGCTCCTCTCCGTCATACTTTTAATTAAGGTCTACAGCCTTCAATCTCGGCTTAATGACTTGAAATCCGACGTGGAGCGTCTTGAAAATCGTTCAGGAATACAAGGAACATCGCTGTCAGGCACCATCCCTTCCACTCCTCCACATCTTCTAGATGCAGGAGCTTCAGAAGATATCAATGAAAGGTTGCTCCTGCTCATTAGGGAAGGAAAAAAGATTCAAGCCATAAAAGAACTGAGAACGGCTAAGGATCTTTCCCTTAAGGATGCAAAGGATTATGTGGATCACTTGGAAAAACTCTAA
- a CDS encoding GntR family transcriptional regulator, producing MLSKHATKVKRSSIREQVYLQLQEWIISGVLKPGDKLKDQELAEVLGASRTPIREAILRLEEEGMVQTKANSWTQVAPVDIKQAYRLYPIIGSLEKLAVSFAQENIQSKHINELELLNGELKRALKEENAILAQQYDAQFHQVIIDLSANEELIYVLDGLKKKLRRYEVTYFDGFLGAESSVAEHQKIISELIAKNFAAAADMIESNWKESFQRRLSKLDINKDETVLPLQEE from the coding sequence TTGCTATCCAAACATGCAACCAAAGTTAAGCGTTCATCTATACGTGAGCAAGTATACCTACAGCTACAAGAATGGATTATTAGTGGTGTTTTAAAGCCTGGAGATAAGTTAAAGGATCAAGAATTAGCGGAGGTTCTAGGAGCCAGCCGTACACCTATCCGTGAAGCTATTTTAAGATTGGAAGAAGAAGGAATGGTTCAGACTAAAGCCAATAGCTGGACGCAGGTAGCACCTGTTGATATTAAACAGGCCTATCGGCTCTACCCCATCATCGGGTCACTTGAGAAGCTTGCTGTCTCGTTTGCTCAAGAAAATATTCAATCTAAGCACATTAACGAATTAGAATTATTAAATGGAGAGCTCAAACGTGCGCTAAAGGAAGAAAATGCAATACTTGCGCAACAATATGATGCTCAATTCCACCAGGTTATTATTGATCTGTCGGCAAATGAAGAATTGATTTATGTGCTGGATGGATTGAAAAAAAAGCTGCGCCGTTATGAGGTGACATACTTTGACGGTTTTTTGGGTGCAGAGTCATCAGTTGCAGAACACCAAAAAATAATCAGTGAGCTTATAGCTAAAAATTTCGCAGCCGCCGCGGACATGATTGAATCGAATTGGAAAGAAAGTTTTCAACGCCGATTATCTAAATTGGATATAAACAAAGACGAAACCGTGTTACCGCTTCAAGAGGAATGA
- the dpaL gene encoding diaminopropionate ammonia-lyase — protein MQDMTALKYMANEKARKVEFKKISVEFMDRNMAQKVRNFHKSFPEYEVTPLHNLKKLSCKLNVGSIWIKDESYRFGLGAFKVLGGSFAVGKYLADRLNMDISELSFEKLKTEEIKGLLGDITFVTATDGNHGRGIAWAASQLGQKSVVFMPKGSSEVRLNHIRNEGAEASITELNYDDTVRLASTYATEHRGVLLQDSAWEGYEEIPTWIMQGYGTLIDEALEQIRVAGDDYPTHVFLQAGVGSFAASILGYLISHFGEKRPTTVIVEPNEAACIYKSAAENDGKPHAVTGFMPTIMAGLACGEPSTVAWELLRDYADMYITCSDFVSAKAMRMLGNPLPGDPQIISGESGAVGLGVLSLLRKQENLIEAAAQLQLNEDSRILIISTEGDTDPEAYRQIVWEGKYPSFS, from the coding sequence ATGCAGGATATGACAGCTTTAAAATACATGGCAAATGAGAAGGCACGTAAAGTAGAATTCAAGAAAATATCTGTGGAATTTATGGATAGGAATATGGCTCAAAAGGTTAGAAACTTCCATAAAAGCTTTCCTGAATATGAAGTCACTCCACTGCATAACTTGAAAAAGTTGTCATGCAAGCTGAATGTAGGGAGCATATGGATAAAAGATGAATCCTACAGATTCGGATTGGGTGCTTTTAAAGTATTAGGTGGGTCCTTTGCTGTCGGCAAGTATCTGGCAGATAGACTGAATATGGATATTTCAGAGCTTTCTTTTGAAAAGTTGAAAACCGAAGAGATCAAGGGACTATTGGGCGATATTACTTTTGTAACAGCTACAGATGGAAATCATGGTAGAGGGATTGCTTGGGCGGCTAGCCAGCTAGGACAGAAATCAGTCGTGTTTATGCCTAAAGGATCTTCTGAAGTTAGATTAAATCATATTAGAAATGAAGGGGCAGAAGCCTCTATTACGGAACTAAACTATGACGACACTGTTAGGTTGGCCAGCACCTATGCTACTGAGCATCGTGGGGTCTTGCTACAAGATAGTGCATGGGAAGGCTATGAAGAAATTCCAACTTGGATTATGCAAGGCTATGGGACGTTGATAGATGAGGCATTGGAACAGATCCGAGTGGCTGGTGATGATTATCCGACGCATGTATTTTTACAGGCAGGTGTTGGTTCATTTGCAGCAAGTATACTGGGATATTTGATATCTCATTTTGGTGAAAAAAGACCGACAACGGTTATTGTTGAGCCTAATGAAGCTGCGTGCATCTATAAATCAGCGGCGGAAAATGACGGAAAACCTCATGCTGTAACAGGTTTTATGCCCACGATTATGGCTGGACTTGCTTGCGGGGAACCTAGCACCGTGGCTTGGGAACTATTGAGAGATTATGCGGATATGTATATCACCTGTTCGGATTTTGTATCGGCAAAGGCAATGAGGATGCTTGGAAATCCATTACCTGGTGATCCCCAAATTATATCTGGTGAGTCTGGTGCTGTTGGCTTAGGTGTTTTGAGCTTATTGCGGAAGCAAGAAAATTTAATTGAAGCTGCAGCTCAGCTTCAATTAAATGAAGACTCCAGAATACTCATCATAAGCACGGAAGGGGATACAGATCCCGAGGCATACAGACAAATTGTATGGGAAGGCAAGTATCCATCTTTTTCATGA
- a CDS encoding Zn-dependent hydrolase gives MVFKSSNLCIDEARLLDRIQSLGQRGRDPEQKLTRLAASAADKSGRDTLVAWMKEAGLEVVVDRIGNIFGIWKGANDPQLAPVLIGSHIDTVINAGVYDGCYGVLSGLEVIRTLQVSGFVPARSIVVGAFTNEEGVRYAPDMMGSLVYAGGLPLEDALASVGTDGTILGEELVRIGYEGTEEPGFMLPHAYVELHIEQGPVLESVGVPIGAVENLQGISWQRVIIEGVANHAGTTPMSMRRDAGQAAASVITFLRDRVTRSQTPTVATVGCLSMEPNAINVIPSRATFTVDLRDPDEQRLQAEEAALTEYLRELAASEGVTITTERMARFEPVAFDANIVELIEAAAMQRELRSKRMTSGAGHDAQMMARICPAAMIFVPSIGGISHNPREYTPRPDLVAGANVLLDVIKHLAGDV, from the coding sequence ATGGTATTTAAAAGTTCCAACCTATGCATTGATGAAGCACGTTTACTGGATCGGATTCAATCGCTTGGCCAAAGGGGACGTGACCCTGAACAAAAGCTCACCAGACTGGCAGCTTCTGCTGCAGACAAGAGTGGTCGTGACACCTTGGTAGCCTGGATGAAGGAGGCTGGTTTGGAGGTTGTGGTCGACCGTATTGGAAACATCTTCGGCATATGGAAAGGAGCAAATGATCCTCAATTAGCTCCGGTGCTGATTGGGTCGCATATTGACACAGTGATCAATGCCGGTGTGTACGATGGTTGTTATGGTGTGCTTTCCGGTCTTGAGGTCATTCGGACATTGCAGGTTTCTGGCTTTGTTCCTGCTCGCTCTATTGTAGTGGGTGCTTTTACGAACGAGGAAGGGGTTCGTTATGCCCCTGATATGATGGGCTCGCTGGTATATGCAGGTGGACTCCCGCTTGAGGACGCATTGGCCTCTGTTGGAACAGACGGCACTATATTGGGAGAAGAGTTGGTACGCATCGGGTATGAAGGAACAGAGGAGCCGGGTTTTATGCTGCCACATGCTTATGTGGAGCTTCATATTGAGCAGGGCCCGGTACTGGAAAGTGTCGGTGTTCCGATTGGTGCAGTTGAGAACCTTCAAGGAATATCCTGGCAGCGCGTTATTATTGAGGGGGTTGCCAATCATGCCGGGACTACACCGATGTCGATGCGCAGAGATGCGGGACAGGCAGCAGCCAGTGTCATCACATTTTTAAGGGACCGGGTGACAAGGTCGCAGACACCTACGGTGGCTACGGTTGGTTGTCTTAGCATGGAGCCTAACGCGATTAATGTTATTCCTTCACGCGCCACGTTTACTGTTGATTTGCGTGATCCTGATGAGCAGAGATTGCAGGCTGAAGAAGCGGCGCTGACCGAGTATCTTAGAGAACTTGCAGCTTCCGAAGGGGTAACGATCACGACCGAGCGAATGGCCCGTTTTGAGCCGGTTGCTTTCGATGCCAACATTGTGGAGTTGATAGAGGCTGCTGCCATGCAGCGTGAGCTGCGCTCCAAGCGAATGACATCCGGCGCTGGTCATGACGCTCAAATGATGGCTCGCATTTGTCCGGCAGCTATGATCTTTGTCCCAAGTATTGGCGGCATTAGTCATAATCCGCGCGAATACACGCCGCGACCGGATCTGGTAGCAGGAGCCAATGTACTATTAGACGTTATTAAACATCTTGCTGGAGATGTTTAA
- a CDS encoding ROK family protein → MATCGNILNELLQTGEVLETELEESNGGRPARRYKYNADYSYIICLNVKTEGGIHSLTYAVANLLGDIIIENTSIVPHIDYEVIETKIGELINNYGNVKAIGIGIPGVVHQGIIDVCDLDLLIGVPVGPQLQDKYGLEVTIENDMHLTVYGFYNMQNYDEDKTFAIVTFPKDNFPGAGFIVDGHLLKGNTKFAGEVSFLPFDLTREEQLKQLNSTEGFVPLAIQTITSIIAIIDPVSIALTGELSKPNLLDDIYNGCLKDVPKEHMPEIFVKNDTHDEYMFGLISVTLESLTYNLQLVEKRK, encoded by the coding sequence GTGGCAACCTGCGGAAATATTCTGAATGAGCTTCTTCAAACCGGGGAAGTATTAGAGACGGAATTGGAAGAGTCGAACGGCGGACGTCCGGCTAGACGTTACAAATATAACGCTGATTATTCTTATATTATCTGTTTAAATGTGAAAACGGAAGGCGGTATACATTCTCTTACTTATGCTGTTGCTAATTTGCTTGGTGATATCATCATCGAGAATACTTCCATTGTGCCTCATATTGATTATGAGGTCATAGAAACCAAAATTGGAGAGCTGATTAATAACTATGGAAACGTCAAAGCCATTGGAATTGGCATCCCCGGGGTTGTTCATCAAGGAATTATCGATGTTTGTGATCTCGACCTGCTCATAGGAGTCCCTGTAGGTCCACAGCTTCAAGATAAATACGGATTAGAAGTTACCATTGAAAATGATATGCATTTAACAGTCTACGGATTTTATAACATGCAGAATTATGATGAGGATAAAACCTTTGCTATTGTTACGTTTCCAAAAGACAATTTCCCCGGAGCGGGTTTTATTGTCGATGGACATTTGTTAAAAGGAAATACCAAATTTGCGGGGGAAGTTTCCTTCTTACCTTTTGATTTAACAAGAGAGGAACAGCTTAAACAGTTAAATAGCACAGAGGGATTTGTTCCTCTGGCGATCCAAACGATAACTTCCATTATTGCGATTATAGACCCTGTATCTATCGCTTTGACTGGAGAGTTATCCAAGCCGAATCTGTTGGACGATATTTATAACGGCTGTCTAAAAGATGTACCCAAAGAACATATGCCCGAAATTTTTGTGAAAAACGATACTCATGATGAATACATGTTTGGGTTGATTTCAGTGACCCTTGAAAGTCTGACGTACAATTTGCAATTGGTGGAGAAAAGGAAATAG
- a CDS encoding DUF1349 domain-containing protein, with protein MNQKSIAWTTGTWTNHPVSSIEEDQFLKVETREGSDYWEKTLYGFERSSGHSLLTDWEEGSAIEVTFQLGSFTELYDQAGIMLYQGQQKWIKAGIELNDGIPQLAVVVTDGYSDWSLAPVPDWVGKNVTIRASQLQDAVIIRARTENQSWRTVRVARFPYETGQQAGPFACAPTRAGFQVIFTRWVSTEPDRDIHVDPPFEE; from the coding sequence ATGAATCAAAAATCGATTGCATGGACTACAGGGACATGGACTAATCATCCTGTATCATCCATAGAAGAAGACCAGTTCCTTAAAGTTGAAACCAGAGAAGGAAGCGACTACTGGGAAAAAACTTTGTATGGGTTTGAACGCAGTAGCGGACATTCCCTGCTTACAGACTGGGAAGAAGGCTCTGCCATCGAAGTCACGTTTCAATTAGGCTCATTTACGGAGCTTTACGATCAGGCCGGTATAATGCTGTATCAAGGACAACAAAAGTGGATTAAAGCCGGAATCGAATTAAATGACGGAATTCCTCAACTGGCAGTCGTAGTCACAGATGGCTATTCCGATTGGTCATTAGCTCCTGTACCCGATTGGGTAGGGAAAAATGTCACGATCCGTGCTTCACAACTACAGGACGCGGTTATCATTAGAGCCCGAACCGAAAATCAAAGCTGGCGCACTGTACGTGTAGCACGTTTTCCTTATGAAACGGGACAACAGGCAGGTCCTTTTGCCTGCGCGCCGACTCGAGCCGGCTTTCAGGTTATCTTTACACGCTGGGTAAGTACTGAACCAGATAGAGATATTCATGTAGATCCGCCATTTGAAGAATAG
- a CDS encoding glycoside hydrolase family 1 protein, with amino-acid sequence MSTQFPKDFLWGGAVAANQLEGAYQEDGKGWSIQDVTPRGGWGPVTDVPTEDNMKLIGIDFYHHYKEDIKLFAEMGFKVFRTSIAWSRIFPKGDELEPNEKGLQFYDDLFDELHKYGIEPLVTLSHYETPLHLSREYDGWVNRKLVDFYERYATTVFNRYKDKVKYWLTFNEINSILEAPFMSGGISTPKDQLSEQDLYQAIHHELVASARAVKIGHQINPDFKIGCMVLSMPTYPLTPNPDDVIAAMEFDHRNMAFADIHARGQYPGYMKRFFKENGITIHFEPSDAEDLKHTVDFISFSYYMSTCETADEAKKVKGEGNILGGVINPHLEASEWGWQIDPQGLRYVLNTFYDRFQKPLFIVENGLGAVDELITNEKGEKTVEDDYRINYLNDHLVQVGEAIEDGVEVLGYTSWGCIDLVSASTAQLKKRYGYIYVDRHDDGSGTLERYPKKSFHWYKEVIATNGESLKR; translated from the coding sequence ATGAGTACACAGTTTCCAAAAGATTTCCTGTGGGGCGGAGCAGTTGCTGCTAATCAGCTCGAAGGCGCTTATCAAGAAGATGGAAAAGGCTGGTCCATTCAGGATGTAACTCCTCGTGGTGGTTGGGGGCCCGTTACGGATGTACCCACAGAAGATAACATGAAATTGATCGGTATTGATTTTTATCATCATTATAAAGAAGATATCAAACTTTTCGCGGAAATGGGTTTCAAAGTATTCCGTACTTCTATCGCATGGTCACGTATTTTCCCTAAAGGTGACGAACTGGAGCCTAACGAAAAAGGCTTGCAATTTTATGATGATTTGTTTGATGAACTTCACAAATATGGAATTGAGCCACTCGTTACACTATCTCACTATGAAACACCTTTACATTTGTCCAGAGAATACGATGGTTGGGTAAACCGTAAGCTTGTTGATTTTTATGAGCGCTATGCTACAACTGTATTTAATCGCTACAAAGATAAAGTTAAATACTGGTTGACTTTCAATGAAATCAACTCCATTCTTGAAGCACCATTCATGAGTGGAGGAATTAGCACACCAAAAGATCAACTTAGTGAGCAAGATCTTTATCAAGCTATTCACCATGAGCTTGTAGCGAGTGCAAGAGCGGTAAAAATCGGTCATCAGATCAACCCTGATTTCAAAATTGGCTGTATGGTGCTGAGTATGCCTACTTATCCGCTGACACCAAATCCAGACGATGTCATTGCTGCAATGGAATTTGATCACAGAAACATGGCATTTGCCGATATTCACGCAAGAGGTCAATACCCAGGTTACATGAAACGTTTCTTTAAAGAAAACGGGATTACTATTCACTTTGAACCAAGTGATGCCGAAGATTTGAAGCATACCGTTGATTTTATCTCGTTCAGCTATTATATGAGTACTTGTGAGACAGCTGACGAAGCTAAAAAAGTCAAAGGTGAAGGTAATATCCTTGGTGGTGTCATCAATCCGCATCTTGAGGCAAGTGAGTGGGGCTGGCAAATTGATCCGCAAGGTTTGCGTTATGTCCTGAATACGTTCTATGATCGCTTCCAAAAACCACTATTCATCGTTGAAAATGGTCTGGGCGCCGTTGATGAACTGATTACAAATGAAAAAGGCGAAAAAACGGTTGAAGATGACTACCGGATCAACTACCTGAATGATCATTTGGTTCAAGTTGGAGAAGCTATTGAGGACGGAGTAGAGGTTTTGGGCTATACGTCTTGGGGATGTATTGACCTTGTCAGCGCATCGACCGCTCAACTTAAGAAACGTTATGGCTACATTTACGTAGATCGTCACGATGATGGCAGCGGTACACTTGAAAGATATCCGAAGAAATCGTTTCATTGGTATAAAGAAGTTATTGCTACGAATGGTGAAAGCTTGAAACGTTAA
- a CDS encoding VOC family protein: MKIEHVAIWVRDLEKMKSFYEQYFDGKSNDKYYNATKGFESYFITFEDGARLEVMRKTGVDHSPQINITGWAHVAFSVGSKALVNEKTEQLMHAGYEVVGQPRLTGDGYYESVIKDPEGNLVEISM; encoded by the coding sequence ATGAAGATTGAGCATGTAGCGATCTGGGTGAGAGACTTAGAAAAGATGAAGAGCTTTTACGAGCAATATTTTGATGGAAAATCTAACGATAAATATTATAACGCTACAAAAGGATTTGAGTCCTATTTTATCACCTTTGAGGATGGAGCAAGGTTAGAGGTTATGCGTAAAACGGGAGTAGATCATTCACCACAGATCAATATTACGGGCTGGGCTCATGTGGCATTTTCCGTTGGAAGTAAAGCACTGGTGAATGAAAAGACAGAGCAGCTCATGCATGCAGGATATGAAGTAGTGGGTCAGCCAAGATTGACAGGTGACGGCTATTATGAAAGCGTAATTAAAGATCCAGAAGGTAATTTGGTGGAAATTTCAATGTGA
- the yfcE gene encoding phosphodiesterase: MKLMFISDIHGSLHWLQLALEKFREEKADRLVLLGDYMYHGPRNPLPEGYNPAEVAALLNKHKSHIAVSVRGNCDAEVDQMLLEFPMMGDYALLYHEGRRIYVTHGHGFSIGNLPPLEAGDVFIQGHTHIPVADVENGIFILNPGSISLPKENYPSSYGVLEGAQFTVKDFDGNTVKAITFSK; the protein is encoded by the coding sequence ATGAAATTGATGTTTATATCAGATATTCACGGCTCACTGCATTGGTTGCAATTGGCACTGGAAAAGTTCAGGGAGGAGAAAGCCGATCGTCTTGTCCTGCTCGGAGATTATATGTACCACGGACCACGTAATCCGTTACCAGAAGGGTATAATCCGGCAGAAGTCGCCGCACTGCTGAATAAGCACAAGTCCCATATTGCGGTTTCTGTGCGCGGAAATTGCGATGCAGAGGTGGATCAGATGCTGCTGGAGTTTCCTATGATGGGTGATTATGCTTTGCTATACCATGAAGGACGGAGAATCTATGTCACGCACGGACATGGCTTTAGTATCGGAAATTTACCACCACTAGAAGCGGGAGATGTGTTTATCCAGGGACATACTCATATTCCGGTAGCGGATGTGGAAAATGGGATCTTTATACTGAACCCCGGTTCGATCTCGCTGCCAAAAGAAAACTATCCATCCTCTTACGGTGTGTTGGAGGGGGCACAATTCACTGTGAAGGATTTTGATGGGAATACAGTGAAAGCAATCACATTTTCAAAGTAA
- a CDS encoding agmatine deiminase family protein, whose product MQIKDSHYKMPPEWAPHERTYISWPVKSSMVYPDMHADVCKGYAGIVRAMAEFEPVTVVVNPEDLESVKALELGERVELLSIEHSDAWLRDNGPTFLTDEHGQLAGVNWKFNAWGGKYAPWDLDDQVAPQILDQLGVPRFDAPVVMEGGSLHVDGEGTLITTEECLLNSNRNPELSREEIERHVCEYTGAEKIIWLKRGLSGDETDGHVDNIACFAAPGKVIMQVCDDPEDENYEITQENLRILEQATDAQGRKLEVIRIGQPPRVDYEDSRLTLSYINFYFVNGGIILPVFGGTAAESDLAAEQVLANVFPDRTIRTVDGMAVIREGGNVHCTTQQMPAVKR is encoded by the coding sequence ATGCAAATTAAGGATTCACATTATAAGATGCCGCCTGAATGGGCGCCACATGAACGCACGTATATTTCTTGGCCTGTAAAATCTTCAATGGTTTACCCGGATATGCATGCTGATGTATGCAAGGGCTATGCCGGAATTGTACGCGCCATGGCGGAATTTGAACCAGTTACTGTGGTCGTAAATCCGGAAGATTTGGAGAGCGTTAAGGCGCTTGAACTTGGGGAACGGGTAGAACTGCTGTCGATTGAGCACAGCGATGCGTGGCTGCGTGATAACGGCCCTACTTTTCTCACAGACGAGCATGGTCAGTTGGCAGGTGTTAACTGGAAGTTTAACGCCTGGGGTGGCAAATACGCCCCATGGGACCTGGATGACCAGGTTGCACCGCAAATTTTGGACCAACTTGGAGTTCCACGGTTTGATGCACCGGTTGTGATGGAAGGCGGCTCACTGCACGTAGATGGCGAAGGCACACTGATTACAACCGAAGAGTGTTTGCTCAATTCCAACCGAAATCCGGAATTAAGCAGAGAAGAAATTGAACGGCATGTATGTGAGTATACAGGTGCCGAGAAGATAATATGGCTAAAACGTGGTCTTAGTGGCGACGAAACAGACGGTCATGTGGACAATATTGCTTGTTTTGCAGCTCCTGGCAAGGTCATTATGCAAGTGTGTGATGATCCTGAGGATGAAAATTACGAAATCACGCAGGAAAACCTGCGCATTCTGGAGCAAGCAACGGATGCCCAAGGCCGTAAGCTGGAAGTGATTCGGATCGGCCAGCCGCCGCGCGTGGATTATGAAGACAGCCGATTGACACTGAGTTATATTAACTTCTATTTTGTGAATGGCGGTATTATTTTGCCAGTGTTCGGCGGCACTGCCGCTGAGAGTGATCTTGCAGCTGAGCAAGTGCTGGCAAATGTATTCCCAGATCGCACCATTCGTACTGTAGACGGTATGGCGGTCATCCGTGAAGGCGGTAACGTGCACTGTACGACCCAGCAGATGCCTGCTGTAAAGCGTTGA
- the aguB gene encoding N-carbamoylputrescine amidase: MRKVKVAATQMSCSTNIEENISKAEKLVREAAAQGAQIILLQELFETPYFCQKEKSDYYSYATELEHNKAVNHFRKIAKELQVVLPISFYEKKNYARYNSLAVIDADGEVLGKYRKSHIPDGPGYEEKFYFNPGDTGFKVWNTRYAKIGVGVCWDQWYPEAARCMALMGAELLFYPTAIGSEPQDSAIDSKDHWQTCMLGHAASNLIPVIASNRIGTETDEDSSITFYGSSFIAGHQGNKIAEAGRTDEEVLTAEFDLDELEVGRIEWGIFRDRRPELYNMIATYDGDLKV, translated from the coding sequence GTGAGAAAAGTAAAAGTTGCAGCAACTCAAATGAGCTGTTCTACCAATATCGAAGAAAATATTAGTAAAGCAGAGAAGTTAGTACGTGAAGCGGCTGCGCAGGGCGCACAAATTATTTTGCTACAGGAGTTGTTCGAGACTCCATATTTCTGCCAGAAGGAAAAGTCTGATTATTATTCATATGCCACTGAGCTGGAGCACAACAAAGCGGTTAACCATTTTAGGAAAATCGCCAAAGAATTACAGGTTGTGCTGCCAATCAGCTTCTATGAAAAGAAAAACTACGCGCGCTACAACAGTCTTGCCGTCATTGACGCAGACGGTGAAGTGTTAGGTAAATACCGCAAAAGCCACATCCCGGACGGTCCTGGGTATGAGGAAAAATTTTATTTTAATCCGGGCGATACCGGTTTTAAAGTATGGAATACACGTTATGCCAAAATTGGGGTAGGCGTGTGCTGGGACCAATGGTATCCTGAGGCGGCCCGCTGTATGGCGCTCATGGGCGCAGAACTTTTGTTCTATCCGACAGCTATTGGCTCGGAACCGCAGGATTCTGCCATTGATTCCAAGGATCACTGGCAGACTTGCATGCTGGGTCATGCGGCTTCCAACCTGATTCCAGTCATAGCTTCCAATCGGATCGGAACTGAAACGGACGAAGACTCCAGTATTACATTCTACGGTTCATCCTTTATTGCCGGACATCAAGGTAACAAGATCGCAGAAGCGGGTCGTACCGATGAAGAAGTGCTTACTGCTGAATTTGACCTGGATGAGCTGGAAGTAGGACGGATTGAATGGGGCATTTTCCGTGACCGTCGTCCTGAACTGTACAATATGATTGCCACCTATGATGGTGATTTAAAAGTATAA